From Astatotilapia calliptera chromosome 19, fAstCal1.2, whole genome shotgun sequence, a single genomic window includes:
- the mocs3 gene encoding adenylyltransferase and sulfurtransferase MOCS3, which produces MAQEVCGLKAQLREKEEEIAALKNKLAQLEKSRAASVELHQRVTPLTPLTGKAALTNEDIMRYSRQLLLPELGVQGQLNLSKTSVLIVGCGGLGCPLAQYLAAAGVGRLGLLDYDEVELSNLHRQVLHGEENQGQAKALSAASAVQRLNSTVECIPYHLQLSPENALQLIQQYDIVADCSDNVPTRYLVNDACVLSGKPLVSASALRMEGQLTVYNYRGGPCYRCLYPVPPPPETVTNCSDGGVLGVVPGIMGCFQALEVLKIASGQGSSCGQQLVMFDAQDARFRSIRLRPKQAGCAVCGENPSVTRLVDYEAFCGSAATDKCRKLNLLSKEQRITVQDYKSIMDSEEPHLLLDVRPLVEVDICHLASSLNIPLSSLEERKREHLQLLRERISQLKHQMAGDCQPPVYVICKQGNDSQKAVQILEKMSGSEVDRVTVKDICGGLTAWARGIDCTFPQY; this is translated from the exons aTGGCGCAGGAGGTGTGCGGCCTGAAGGCGCAGCTGcgggagaaagaggaggagatcGCAGCTCTGAAGAACAAACTGGCGCAACTGGAAAAG AGCCGAGCTGCATCGGTGGAGCTACATCAGAGAGTGACGCCCCTTACTCCGCTCACAGGCAAAGCGGCTCTCACCAACGAGGACATCATGCGGTACAGTCGACAGCTCCTCCTGCCCGAGCTCGGTGTGCAAG GTCAGCTGAATCTGTCCAAGACATCCGTGCTGATTGTGGGCTGTGGAGGACTGGGCTGCCCCCTGGCGCAGTATCTTGCAGCAGCAGGTGTTG GTCGCCTCGGCCTGCTAGACTACGATGAAGTGGAGCTGAGTAACCTGCACAGACAGGTGCTTCATGGGGAGGAGAACCAGGGCCAGGCCAAGGCGCTCTCTGCTGCCAGTGCAGTTCAGAG GTTAAATTCCACTGTGGAGTGCATTCCCTACCACCTGCAGCTCTCGCCGGAAAACGCTTTACAGCTTATTCAACA ATATGACATTGTGGCTGATTGCTCAGACAACGTCCCCACTCGTTATCTGGTGAACGACGCCTGCGTGCTCAGCGGCAAACCTCTCGTGTCGGCGAGTGCCTTACGGATGGAAGGGCAG ttgaCGGTGTATAACTACCGTGGAGGCCCCTGCTACAGATGTCTGTATCCAGTGCCTCCACCTCCAGAGACGGTGACCAACTGCTCTGATGGAGGAGTGTTAGGAGTGG TTCCAGGGATAATGGGCTGCTTCCAAGCTTTGGAAGTCCTCAAGATTGCCTCTGGACAGGGCT CTTCCTGCGGCCAGCAGCTGGTGATGTTTGACGCCCAAGATGCCAGGTTCAGGTCGATCAGGCTGCGGCCAAAGCAGGCCGGCTGTGCTGTATGTGGAGAAAACCCCAGCGTGACCCGGCTGGTGGACTATGAGGCTTTCTGTGGATCTGCTGCCACAGACAAG TGCCGCAAACTAAACCTGCTGTCCAAAGAGCAGAGGATCACAGTGCAG GACTATAAATCGATAATGGACAGTGAAGAGCCCCATCTCCTGTTGGATGTACGCCCTCTGGTGGAGGTGGATATATGCCACTTAGCCTCCTCTCTCA ATATTCCACTCTCAAGtctggaggagaggaagagggaaCATCTCCAGTTACTCCGGGAGAGAATCAGCCAGCTGAAGCACCAGATGGCAGGTGACTGCCAGCCGCCAG TTTACGTGATCTGCAAGCAGGGTAACGATTCTCAGAAGGCCGTGCAGATTCTGGAGAAGATGAGTGGATCAGAAGTGGACCGTGTCACCGTAAAAGACATCTGTGGGGGCCTCACGGCTTGGGCGAGGGGAATAGACTGCACTTTTCCGCAGtattaa